The Aythya fuligula isolate bAytFul2 chromosome 7, bAytFul2.pri, whole genome shotgun sequence genome has a window encoding:
- the MMRN2 gene encoding multimerin-2, giving the protein MLVKLLLFYHAVGLAKLARHSDHHGHHEGPMHSSKPPNYETSAYSQRTPLSREEEGYWEADRRREDARDYPSSIISSHQEERADFEAASSQSQNGNWCSFTQSRLVTYIEACMKEKYIVNSQQPCANGASDCQKIMYRTALKPIYQVKQKVLKSLQWKCCPGFTGKDCEQRDPNFIPVPGNETEGREEEFSNHMSTSVDSTELLEVIQNQEALLDDLQSDIHQAVSNLGDLQRIFENNGTSMVFEVNQSNADLQERLLQQVLFPHVENFLRKHFNPMWASFNRSLQNLSNIVRNLSHDVEVNKKSIERFQESTVPKREFQELGTKFESKVQENVVKADHIRRDIENQLQMQQASIHYNLTMIKADTDTKLKKYHKIQQSHFLALNNSLTNMKHEQNKLENKFDTLKKNLSELSSHHGPKDETTQLAIRQINDMLSGHGKQLKELYMESDVAFQNIAVLERWFKELKKNISKYRPEDLTITLMEKSLLIEENKAAVERQISELNYTLSNLRENYSDLLRYMEECNCQKISSDTDILEEDFKNITYSIEGTQSNLKDMKQLESVFKDLLRNEIEKLSSTFPSIHQSLSFHQENRQLQSQVTSLSGDIVLLKKKDEEIHRHIKYLNSSFGSLLEDAMRHKIALEALLGEEFMEFLFEEDPTTLVTSVVQLQESLREISDKLQEQNMTLESLVKRFHLLERGQWSTHDARVSSKHSKQETQTPSALDDVSQHSNVEHMEPNYEASKDDSLDSSAYSDIMTLKNDIKHLSLAIKRHEARNDMNICCNHTITNVVEPLNFSVEVLSGDLATIKEKLEEHLLIFKKLFGSNEELVASNISLDVAKIQSMLTRKVRRQQKGQDKQRHKKKLEKHRENTQIVSGRNTVQTELLEKDSSVAFHVGFSDQKDKERTLRLNETYLNYGQSYFPEHGYFKAPHKGVYFFVISVEFRSGPALGQLSFSRGYKRTLSSSQRKTPTGNTMTTFAMAEMEKGEKVWFELLQGSVVKRSPPGTTMGGFLLFKT; this is encoded by the exons ATGCTTGTGAAGCTTTTGCTCTTCTATCATGCAGTAGGACTGGCAAAGCTGGCCAGGCACTCCGACCATCATGGGCATCACGAGGGACCCATGCACAGCTCAAAGCCACCAAATTACGAGACCTCTGCATACTCTCAGAGGACTCCTCTCTCACGTGAGGAAGAAGGTTACTGGGAGGCAGACAGGCGCAGGGAGGATGCACGAGACTACCCTTCAAGCATCATCTCCTCACATCAAGAAGAAAGAGCGGATTTTGAAGCTGCAAGCTCACAGTCCCAAAATGG gAACTGGTGTTCCTTCACGCAGTCCCGCCTAGTAACATACATAGAAGCCTGCATGAAAGAGAAGTACATTGTCAACTCCCAGCAGCCCTGTGCGAACGGAGCTTCAGACTGCCAGAAGATCAT GTACAGGACAGCCCTGAAGCCCATCTATCAAGTCAAACAGAAGGTTTTGAAATCTTTGCAGTGGAAGTGCTGCCCTGGATTTACTGGCAAGGACTGTGAACAACGTG ATCCCAATTTCATTCCAGTGCCAGGAAATGAAACTGAAGGACGGGAAGAGGAGTTCTCAAACCATA TGTCAACATCAGTGGATTCAACAGAACTGTTGGAAGTCATTCAAAATCAGGAGGCATTACTGGATGATCTTCAAAGTGATATTCATCAAGCAGTCAGCAACTTAGGTGATTTACAgagaatatttgaaaacaacGGTACAAGCATGGTGTTTGAAGTGAACCAGAGCAATGCAG ATTTACAGGAAAGGCTTCTGCAGCAAGTTTTGTTTCCCCATGTGGAGAATTTTCTTAGGAAACATTTTAACCCAATGTGGGCAAGCTTCAACAGAAGCTTACAGAACCTCTCCAACATAGTGAGAAACCTGTCCCACGATGTGGAAGTCAACAAGAAAAGCATAGAAAGATTTCAAGAGAGCACTGTACCTAAGAGGGAATTCCAAGAGCTAGGAACTAAGTTTGAATCTAAAGTCCAGGAAAATGTGGTGAAAGCTGATCACATAAGAAGGGATATAGAAAATCAATTGCAAATGCAGCAGGCTAGTATTCACTATAACCTCACCATGATCAAGGCTGATACTGACACAAAGCTCAAGAAGTACCACAAGATCCAGCAATCGCATTTCTTAGCTTTGAACAACAGCTTAACAAACATGAAACACGagcaaaataaacttgaaaataaatttgatactttgaaaaaaaatttatCAGAACTCTCCTCACATCATGGTCCCAAAGATGAAACCACCCAGTTAGCCATCAGACAAATAAATGATATGCTGTCAGGGCATGGAAAACAGCTTAAAGAACTTTACATGGAGTCAGATGTGGCCTTTCAGAATATTGCAGTTTTAGAGAGATGGTttaaggagttaaaaaaaaatatctcaaagtATAGGCCTGAAGATCTAACAATAACTTTAATGGAGAAATCACTTCttatagaagaaaacaaagcagcagtggAAAGGCAGATATCAGAGCTAAACTATACTCTCTCAAATCTTCGGGAAAACTATTCAGATCTGTTGAGGTACATGGAGGAATGTAATTGCCAGAAGATATCTTCAGACACTGATATACTCGAGGAAGATTTCAAGAATATCACTTACTCAATTGAAGGCACGCAATCAAACCTAAAGGATATGAAGCAGTTAGAATCTGTTTTCAAAGATCTCTTGAGGAATGAAATTGAAAAGCTCTCCTCAACTTTTCCATCTATCCATCAGTCCCTTAGCTTCCATCAAGAGAACAGACAGCTTCAGTCACAAGTTACATCTTTGTCAGGAGACATAGTCCTCttgaagaagaaagatgaagaaattcaTAGACACATCAAGTATCTCAACAGTTCTTTTGGTTCTCTTTTAGAAGATGCCATGCGGCACAAAATAGCCCTGGAGGCTTTACTGGGAGAAGAGTTTATGGAATTCTTGTTTGAAGAGGATCCTACTACCCTTGTAACATCAGTGGTTCAGCTGCAAGAATCTCTCAGAGAGATCTCAGATAAACTCCAAGAACAAAATATGACCTTAGAATCTCTTGTAAAGAGATTTCATCTCTTGGAGAGAGGTCAATGGAGTACTCATGATGCTCGTGTATCTTCAAAGCATTCCAAACAGGAAACTCAGACACCCTCTGCACTGGATGACGTTAGTCAGCACAGCAATGTAGAGCATATGGAACCTAATTATGAGGCTTCCAAAGACGACTCCTTGGATAGCTCAGCATATAGTGACATCATGACTCTGAAGAATGACATCAAACATCTGAGCCTGGCAATCAAGAGGCATGAAGCCAGAAATGACATGAATATCTGCTGCAATCATACAATAACAAATGTAGTGGAGCCACTGAACTTTTCTGTGGAAGTTCTCTCAGGAGATTTAGCAACCATCAAAGAGAAGCTGGAGGAACATCTGCTGATTTTCAAAAAGCTATTTGGAAGCAATGAAGAATTAGTCGCCTCCAATATAAGCCTGGATGTTGCAAAGATTCAGTCAATGCTGACCAGAAAAGTGAGAAGGCAACAGAAAGGTCAAGACAAGCAAAGACACAAAAAGAAGCTtgagaagcacagagaaaatacaCAGATAGTAAGTGGAAGAAATACAGTGCAGACAGAACTTCTGGAAAAAG acTCATCGGTGGCATTCCATGTAGGATTCTCAGACCAGAAGGATAAAGAAAGAACTCTGAGACTTAATGAAACATACCTCAATTATGGACAGAGCTATTTCCCTGAACACGGCTACTTTAAAGCACCACACAAAGGTGTCtacttctttgtcatctctgtGGAGTTTAGATCAGGACCGGCACTAGGACAACTCTCTTTTAGCCGTGGGTACAAAAGAACTCTCTCAAGTAGTCAAAGG